CTGGCGCGCCGCCATGAAGAGGAAGGTCTGCGTCAGCGGCGTCGGCGGCGCGGCCTCCCGCTCGAAGAGCCCGCGAATGGCGGAGCCCAGACGGGTACCGTCAGGCTCGCTGGTCAGCACCACTTCGAAGCCGCGCGCATGAAGCCACTGGCCGAGCCGCTCGCACTGGGTGGTCTTTCCGGAGCCTTCCACGCCCTCGACAGTGATGAGGACGCCACGCATGACGTAACTCTAACACATTGAAAAGGCGAGGGTCTCTCGACTTTGTCGCACGCGTGTGATACGAGTAGGACGCCGTCACTGTAACCGCACGGAGCGCCCCGCTCGCAGATCGGAGGACGTCATGGAAATCCAAGAGCTACTCCAGGGCCGCGTGGCCCGCTTCGTCGACCGCGTCGCCGACTGGGACGCCTTCGCGGACGCGCGCACGGAGGGCTTCCGCCGCGCTCAGCACCGCTTCATCGGGGTGGGCGCCTCCGGCAAGAGCGATGCGAAAGCGATTCCCGCCGATCACTTCACGCTCTCCATCATGTTCGTGCCGCCCGGCCAGGGCAACGCCGCGCACACGCACCCGGTCGAGGAGGCCTTCTTCATCCTCGAGGGCAAGGTCAAGGTCTTCCTCGAGGACGGCCAGGGTGCCCGCGCCGAGACGGTGCTGAGCAAGTGGGACTGCATCTCCTGCCCCGCCGACGTCCGGCATGGCTTCGAGAATGTCGGGCTGGAGGGCGCCTACCTGCAAGTCATGCTAGGCGCCGGACAGCCCGGGCTCATGGACTACGCGGATCCGGAGCTCGCGAAGAACCGCGACGCGCATCTCAGGCCCACTCGCGTCTGAGCCCTCCCCTGGAATCCGGCCAGAAGCTCGTCGGAGCCTCGATCCGGCGCAAGGAGGACGCCCGCCTCCTGCGCGGTCTCGGCCGCTACACGGACGACCACACGCTGCCCGGCATGCTGTGGCTCGGCATCGTCCGCAGCCCTCATGCCCACGCCCGCATCGTGAA
The genomic region above belongs to Candidatus Methylomirabilota bacterium and contains:
- a CDS encoding cupin domain-containing protein, whose protein sequence is MEIQELLQGRVARFVDRVADWDAFADARTEGFRRAQHRFIGVGASGKSDAKAIPADHFTLSIMFVPPGQGNAAHTHPVEEAFFILEGKVKVFLEDGQGARAETVLSKWDCISCPADVRHGFENVGLEGAYLQVMLGAGQPGLMDYADPELAKNRDAHLRPTRV